In Methanocella paludicola SANAE, the sequence CAGGGCGGCCTGGTGGTCGTGCCCCACCCGTACAACAGGCCGAGGCACGGCATGAACATCCCCGAAGGAGCGGACGCTGTGGAAGTGTACAACTCCCGGTACATACTGGGCATGCACAACCGCATGGCCAGGAGAGGCGCGAAGGCCCGCAAATTACCGGAAGTCTCGGGAAGCGACGCGCACCAGGCATCCCTTGTGGGCAGCGCTATAACTTTGATTAAGGCAGAAAAAAATCCGAAAGCAGTTCTAGAGGCCATAAAAGAGGGGAAAACGGGAATCGACGTCAGGCGGACCCCGCTGCACATTTATGCCCTCCAGATGGCTAACGGATGGGCAAAAAAACTAAGGGCGTTTTTTATTAAGATAAGCAAATAGTTTTCCCTAAATCCGCATTTATCGAAATATTTATCCGATATGAGGTATATAGATAAACGATTCCTCATGGATAGCATAGATAACACAATCATCGATAAGCTTTCCAAGGATAGTCGTACCCATTGCACGGAGATAGCCAGCGAGCTGGGCGTTGCGACATCCACCGTGCATAAGCGTGTGAACCAGATGTATAGTGAAGGCGTGATCGAGCAGTTCACGGTTATCCTGGATCCCAAGAAGACTGGTATGCCTCTGACCACCTTCATAGGCATCAACGTGGACGAGAACTACAAGGCGGAGATCGTTACCAAGCTCAAGTCGCTGAAGAACGTGCTGGAGGTCTACGAGATACTCCAGCCCTACGATATCTTCGTCAAGGTGCGGACGAGCGACATGAGCGAGCTGAAGGATTCCGTCCTCAGGGTGCTGGACAATACGGACGGCGTGATCAGCTCCAGCAGCATCATAACCACTATCAGGCATAAGGAGAAGACGTGCATACTGGGTGATCAATGATGTTGACGGTGTCCATCGTAGAGGCCGTCGCCGCGTTCCTCATGTACATACTGGGGGGAGCGCTCGTACTATTCATCTACGAATCCTACACCCGGACAAAGCAGAAAAATCTCATGTACATGGCATTAGGGTTCTTTCTCATCATCTTCGGGAGCAACCTGAACACGCTGATCGTGATGCTGCCTACCATGATCGGGGGCTCTATCCCCATCGATGACAGCATCTCCCGGACGGCATCCCTGCTGATACAGCTCAGCGGCATCCTGACCCTGCTGTACTCGGCGCTGAACCCGTATGCATCGTAAGGGCGAGGTATTATGGATAAATACGTGAACTTTGCAAAAACCTGGAAGTCGGTGGGCGTGACCAACAGGCTCAGGTGGCAGCAGAATAACTCGCTGGGCCGTTTCAACAAGTACCTGTTAATACGTTTCATCGATCGTTATGGCGAGAAGGCCCTGGAGGTCATCTCCGAGACCGGCCTGGCCGTGGGCTACGACGACGGCAAGAAGATCGTCGATAACCTGAACCTGGACTCCAACTCGTTAAGGGCGCTGCTCATACCCATGGAGGCCATATCTCTCCTTGCAGGCGTCGACTCGGACATCCTGGTGGAAAGCAGCTACGGCCCCGGCACGATCTGCCTGAAGGTGGGCGACTGTATTTATGCCACCCTGTTCGACGGCATGAACGTGGGCGCCGACTTCAAGACCAACGCCTGCGTGAGCTATTCTACGGGCCTGACCCACGCCGTGAGCGAGAGGTCCAAAGTTAAAGTCGTCAAGCGCAGGTGCGCCGGCGATAAGTACTGTGAGTTCGTGGTGAGCCTGGGATGAGGCGCGGCCTCAAGCTGCTCGCCGTTTTTCTGTTTTATCTTTTGAACGCCTGGCTCGTGGTGTCTTTTTCGTCGTTGGCCGGCATACTGACGTATCCGCTGATCATTATCCTGTCGGTCTTCTTTATCGCGGTCTTCGAGCTTCAAGTTCCCTGGAAAGGTTTCGCGGAAGGGGCGATCTTCGCGGCTGTTCCCATGGGCCTGGTACTCGCCGTGCTCCTGCTTTCTGGCGCCATCACTCCCGGCCCCATCCGGGAGGATTTTTCGTACTACCTACTACTGGGCGTATTCGTGCAGCTTCTGGTCAGTTTCGGCGAAGAGCTGGGTTTCAGGGCCGCCATTTTCCAGGGCCTCTTCGACGAGCTCGGCCTCTGGCCTGCGGCGCTCCTTTCGGCGGCGGGATTCGCCGCGTTGCACCTGCCTTCTATGGGCATCGTAGGCCTGGGCAGGCAGTCGGACCTGATCGCGCTGGGCACCATCTTCCTGGCGGGGATCGTGCTGGCCCTGCTCTACCGTTATGGAGGCCTGCTCAACGCCATCGCGTTCCACTTCGTCTGGAATTTCATCGAGTATAACCTGTTCGAGCTGGGGCCGCTGGAGGGGGCTATTCTTGTGTCTAAGCCCGGACCCGACATCATCACGGGCGGCGCCTTCGGCCCGGAGGCCTCCGTCGTCACGCTGGCCGTGACCGCCCTGCTTATCGTCGCCGTATGGCTGTACTACAATAAGGTGCGGAAGCCCGCTAATTCCTTGTCTGCGCCTTAATCGGTAGTTACTGTTTCCGATTTATAAATTTATGTTTAGCTTACCTCGTTTAAGGCACAAAGCTGACGAGACACTATTTTCAACACAATGGCACGGAGTTCACGAAGGCTCACTAAGATTTCTTTTCAGATGGAGGGACAGAGGTCACAAAGACCGGTTCATTGGGTTAAGAGGCACAAAGGATACGATGGCACAATGAATGAACATGCGAACACTTTTTGCCATCGTGTCATTGTCCCCTTCGTGCCTCTTGATGCAAAAAGCCGGCTCTGTGGCCTTTGTGTCCTCCATCTGAAAAAAGACTCCGTGGACTCCGTGCGCTTTGTGCCATTGTGGTGAGAAATAGTGCCTCTGTCGGCTTAGTGACTTAAAAATCAGGCTGTACAGGCAATAACCAGGCAAAGCGCATATAATATAAGTATGGAACTATTTAGCAACTATTTAGCTGGGCGCACAAAATATATCGGGTTAGCCAAAGATAAAAAGAGTAGGCGGTCCTATGGCTCTGGTCTGGTCGCAGGAATTGATGCTCATCCTGATGGTCTTCGTGCTGGCGCTATTCCTCATAGCGTTCGTTATCGCCCTGCTCTACGGCCTCTGGAACCGCAGGCGGGATGACCGGCTCAAGAAGATCGAGGAGCGCCTGAAGGCCATCGAGGAGCGGCTACATAAGTAGCATCTTGATCGCCGCAAAAAGTATATTATAATGGAGATAGGCTAATTGTTAATTGGAGAAAGACCATGGTATTAGGTTTAGGCCCGACAGAGATCTTACTCATATTCGTCGTAATTGTCTTATTATTCGGAGCCACGAAGCTCCCCGAGCTTGCGCGCTCCATGGGCCAGTCCATGGGCGAGTTCAAGGTGGGCCAGATAGAGGCCGAGAAGAAGTACGAGAACATGAAGAGCCAGGTGAACCCTCCGGCCCAGAACGCAGACGATATCGCTTTGACCCGCGCCCAGAGGATGGCGAAGAACCTGAATATCGACATAAAGGGCAAGTCTGACGAGCAGCTTCTCGCGGAGATCGAGAAGAAGCTGGCCGAGCAGGAAGTTGGCGCTAAGAAGTAAGACGCTAAAACTTCTAATCGTTTTTTCGTTTTGCCATAGCCATTTTTAGTAAGTTATTTATAGTGATGCCTGCATGTATAGGATGCAAAACTTTTGTATCACCGTATAGCGGGGTGGGGTAGTCAGGAGATCCCGACGGGCTCATAACCCGTAGACCAATGGTTCAAATCCATTCCCCGCTACTTTCTATGATTATATCATGGCGGTTTCATCACTATAAATAACAATTTTAGGCATGGGCTTCTAATACGTCGCGGTTCGACGCCCGGCCTGATGGCCGTGCTACTCCGTCTTTTCGGGTGCTCCACCGTCGGGGCCGCGCTTGCACCCTCGGTCGCATGGCCGCTTATGCGGCATGCTCCCTCCGCAAGCGCTAAGCGACGTTTTACTCTTCGAAAAAAACGTCCATTACCCCGCCGCCTCCGCATCGGCCTGATGGCCGACTGATGCCCGAAAAGACTCCGCCGAACGCGATAATATCTTTATCAGGAAACCACTATATCCGTAAAAAATTTTTCTGGACGACAGCCCTTAATTTTGCTCGCCATTCATCTTGCGCAGTCATCGTATCTTTGTTAATAACCCCGATAAGCCTTATAAAAATGTAAAAAAAGCTTGGACTTGCGGGGATGAGAACAGTGAAAACAAAGCCAATAATACTTGTGTCCTTCATGGGCATTATTGCCTTGCTATTGATCTGCATGACGCTGGCAACGAGCGCCACGGCTCTGAATAAACATATGGTCAATAAGGGGAATGGACAGCAAGCTCATGGGCTGAAGATCAATGAACGATTACCTGCTCTTGAAGCCGATGCTTATTATAAGAACAACATTACCAGGATTAATCTAAGTGATTACCAGGGCAAATGGCTGGTCTTTATTTTCTATCCGGCGGACTTCACCTTCGTCTGCCCCACCGAGCTCGAGGAGATGGCTTCCCTTTACAAGAACTTCACCGAACAGGGCGCCGAAGTTTTCAGCGTCAGCCGTGACACGCCATATGTCCACAAGGCATGGCACGACTCCGATCCCAGGATAAATAAGGTCGAGTATCCCATGCTTAGCGATACCACTGGCGAACTGTGCAAGGCATTTGGCACTTACAATGAAAGCAATGGCCTTTCGCAGCGCGCTAGCTTCATCTTCGACCCGGACGGCAACTTGAAGGCGATGGAGATCCATGACGATGGCTTCGGCCGAAATACAAGGGAATTACTTCGTGAACTTGAGGCTTTGAAGTTCGTCCGTGAGAACAAGGGCAAGGTCTGCCCTGCAGGCTGGAAACCTGGCGACGAGGCCATCCAGCCTTAACTGGATATGTCCATTACTTTTTCCCGGTGATGATGCCTATGGGTCCCACCATGAACGGCATCCTGAGCGCCCTTGGAATGAACGACTCTTTATGGGTGTCGACGAACTTGACCTCGCTGATACCCCAGCCCTTTATCGTCTTAACAAGCTCCTCGGGCGTGCCATAGGCCTTCTTTACCAGGAACAGATCCTGGAACGTGAACTTCCCGCCCTTCTTCAAGACGCGAAGCGCCTCACGGATCAGCTCTTTCTTATCTTTTGCATCGCGGACTTCATGGAACGTTAAATTACTGACGACGGCATCGAACGTCTCGTCCTCGAAAGGCAGTTTCATGGCGCTGGCCTTCTGGAAGGTGACCCTATCACTAACGCCTTCGGCGGCCGCATTTTTCTCGCAGATCTTTTTAGAATATGACCAGTTATGGCCCCAAAAATCAACGCCGGTAAGGCGGGCATTGGGGTATTTCTTAGCCAGCTTGATGGTGAGCGCGGCGCTGCCGCAGCCTATGTCGAGCAATTTTCCCTGCCCGTTCCAGGCAAGGTTAGCCAGCACCAGGTCATAGATCTTATTCTGAACGTTGCCCCCCCGGGCCGAGAACATCCGCCTGGCATAAGCGAAATAGGCGGCGATGAGAAGAAAAACGATTGCCAGGAGGACGAGCATCGGGAACAATAACGCTATTACCAGTAAGGCCAGGCCGATCAGAACGGGCATGAGGACCAGCCTCTTGGAGACCCAGTTACCATAGTACGGCTTCTTGACCGATACCATATTGAACATCTTTCTAGTTCGACAATTTAATATGTTCCCGATATTATTGTATTTTCTTGATATGTCGGTGCCGGGTAAAGCTGAAAACGTACGGAAATACGGGAAACCGCCATTTAGCGTAGCCGTCATTCATGGCGGCCCCGGTGCTACGGGCGGGATGGCTCCTGTTGCCAGGGAATTATCCGTACGCAGAGGCGTCCTGGAGCCACTGCAGACCGCCTCGTCCATCGACGGCCAGGTCGCTGAATTGCATGATGTGCTGCTCGAGAATGCGGCCCTTCCCGTTACGCTGATCGGCCATTCGTGGGGTGCCTGGCTTAGCCTTATTTTCGCTTCCACATACCCGCAGCACGTGAAAAAGCTGATATTGATAGGATGCGGACCCCTAAAAGAAGAATACGCCTCGCAGATCATGGAGACAAGGCTGAGCCGCCTGAGCGATGAGGAAAAAGATACGTTATATTCGCTGGCTGAAGCATTGAACGATTCCCATATTTTGGATAAGAGCATTGCTTTCGCCGAGTTCGGTAAGCTGATGTCAAAGGCCGATTCCTATGCTCTGCTTCCGGGCGACGGGCCAGATCTGATGATGAGGGCGGACATCAACGCCCGCGTCTGGGGAGAGGCCGAGGTGCTCAGGAGAAGCGGAGAGCTATTGCGAATTGCCGACCGTATCAGATGCCCTGTGGTAGCGATCCATGGCGATCGCGACCCGCATCCCGCAGTAGGGGTAAAAAAGCCCCTGATGGGGACAATAAAGGATTTCCGGTTCATCCTGCTGGAGAAATGCGGCCACGAGCCCTGGCGGGAGCGCTTTGCCCGGGGCCTGTTTTTCGAGATACTGGAACGCGAGCTAGCGTGAGCAGGCTCGCTTAAGTAACTTTTCGTCGGGATAGTCGAAGATACCAGAAACAATGACGTGACCCTTTCCCAGGCTTTTGTGGACCATCACGGCCCTGCCGTCCCCCGTCGCCATCGCTACGTCGCCGTTGAAGCCAGTGAAGTAGGCGTCGCAATTCCTGGGGCCGGGCTCGAACGTCAGGCCTTCGGGGCAGGCGGATCTAAGGAGCCTTACTTCGCTTTGCCTGAACTGCTCGCCAATTTTGAATATGTGATGATACACGGGAGCACCGGGCAGCCAGCCATACTTGTAGCCCTCGATGCCTGCGCCATACGCCAGGACGATGCCTCCCCTCTCGACGAATTCCTCGATACGGCCCCGGCAGCCCTCGAGCGCGGGCAGCATCCTATAATACTGGCGTACGGCGAAAGCGGAAGGTATGATAAGCAGCTTAGATGGCTGGCAGTAAGGCGTCCCGAAGAGAGCGGGCACCATCTGCTGGCAGGAAAAGCCGTATGCATCGAAGAACTGCTCGAACGCCCTGCTCTTGCTGTCCGATAGGACCGTTATATCGAGCATGATATTCACAAATAGCTATTCTTCCTCGATCCAGCCGGTGCTATATTTAGACTCGGTCCAGTCCTCTTCTACCAGGGAGACGCCCTTCTCGTTGACGATGCGGACGGCGTCGTTGAACTCGTCGGCCAGCGTCTCGACTATCCACCGGTCCACGTCCGCGGGCGCGTCCTTGTGCTTACGCATGTCGTCCAGGGCGTCTGAAAGCTCTACCTCGGCGCCGTTCATCTGGATGATGGTGTATGCGACGATGCCGGCGCTGTTGTACTGGACAGGGCCGTAGAAGATGATGTTGTAGGTCGCGCCGCACTTGCACGAGACCGTTAAAAGCTCGGAGCCTTTGAGTATGTTGGGCATGCCGTCAGGCGTCTTGACCACGATGCGGAAGTTGCTGTCCTCCGGTATTTTCGTGATATTGCCCTCAAGCATCAGGCGCTTGCAGCGGCGGCAGGTCCTGCCCAGCAGGTAATCGTCGTAGTTGATGCCGCTCCTGTTGATGACGATCTCGGTCAGTATCCGCAGCCCGCAGGGTTCTTTATCGAGTTTCATGCCGAATTAAATCTTATGACGAATGAATTTATCTCTTTTCTGGTGTCGGCATTAAGTTTTAATATAGACCGTTACAAATCAGAATTATCATAGCATGAAACATGAGGATATTTGCGCCGTAGATATCGAGGGCCTTCTGCCCCTGCTGTCGAAGTCCGTGGCCGAGCGCAGCGATTCCCTGAAGCTGCCATATAAGGTGAACACGGACCCCGAGTGTAACTTTTGTAAAAAGAATAAGCAGATCTACCTCACGGACCACGAGTACGAGCACCCGGAGCCGACGTTCATCAAGCGCCTTCCGGCCAGCGTCGCCGCCCTGAGCTATGAGCAGGACTACCCGGGGCGCTCGGTCGTCATCCTGAGGGACCACGAGACCAGCCTTACGTACATGCTGGAGCATAAGTTCTTATTATTCATGGCCTTCATGGAGGACGTTTCAGCGGTGTCCGAGGCCATATATGAGACTCTCGATCCCGTGAAGATCAACTACATGATATTGATGAACCAGAACGACCACTTTCATATGCACCTGATCCCCCGCTATACAAACGAGGGCGACAAGATGCATACGCCGCCCGTGTTCCGGGGCACGCCTGGTCTGGTGCCGGGTTTCGATTATCGCTCGCTGGCGCTGAAGATCCGGCATCACCTGCCCACGAAGAAGTCGGAGTTCAGTGTGTGTATCGAGGAATTGATTAACTCTGGGCTGCCGGAAAAATAAATTACGCCACGATGTGCAAATCAGTTTGGTCGGTATCTCGAACCTCTCCAAAGGAATTAAACCACGAATTTTTCTTTTTAGATTTTTCTCACGAAGCCTCGAATGCTCTAGCTCACCGTCAACGCACGAACTCTCAAACACTCTGGGCAGTGCTCTAAGTCTCTAACGCGCTAACCCGAAAATAAAGCTCCAAGGCTCGAATACACGTTTGAAACGCTAAACGGTGGAGCACGAACACTCTAAGAGCCCGGTCGTTCCCCCGCATTTTGGGGTGTTCGGGGCGTTGGCGTTTTAGCCGTGCCTTCGAGTATTAGTACTCCGTCGTTTAGCGTTTCAAACGTGCATTCGAGCCTTCGAGCCTTCGTTTCGGGTTAGAGCATTTGTGATTTCGAGCACTGCCCCGCGTATTCGAGAGTTCGTGCGTTGACGGTGAGTTCGAGGCTCAGGGATTTAGTGAGTAAAATCTTAAAAAAGATTCGTGGTTTACTTCCTTTGGAGAGGTTCGTGATACCAACCGAACAAATCAGCGCAACGGGATACAAGGAATAAACCATGGCACGTGATATGAAAAATTAATCTTCGTAGACCAGCCTGGGCGGCGGCACAAGCTCGGGAAACGCCTCGGCGATCATCTCAGGGTCGCTGTCGATGGCACAGAGCGCCTTCAGCATCCGCGCGGCCTCGCCCGCGTCAGCCTCCTCCTTAAGGCGAACGACGATAGTGCACCTCTCCTTATCCCGGTCAAAGGCCCGGCACTCCCTGTCACAGGTCCGGTCCTTTTCGAAGTAGCACTTCTTCTGTGGCTGCGGCCGCCTGTTAAAAATATTCAGCTTGAGCATCATTACTCCGCCATGAGCTTCACATAAATATCTTCCAGTGCCGACTCCTTCATCGACATGTCGACTAAAGCCCAGTTATTCTCGGAAATGTTCCTGAGCAGGGAGGCGATCTCGCCCACATCGGCCGTCCTGTAGATATAGTTCCCGTCCTTCTTATCATAATCAAGACGCTGGTCGCTCATGAACTTCACCTCGTACTCCCGCTTACCCAGGTCCTTCCGGATATTTTCCATCGTGTCGCAGACCACAAGCCGGCCGTTCTTCATGATGGCCACCCTGTCACAAACATATTCGACGTGGAACAGGTTGTGGGCGCTCAAGACGATAGTCTTGCCCTCGTTTCTAAGGCGGCGCATATAGTCCACGATGAAGAAAGACGTCAGCGGGTCCAGGCCCGAGCTGGGCTCGTCGAGCACGAGCAGCTTAGGGTCGTGAAGCAGGGCACGGGCGATAGCGACCTTACGCTTCATACCCTTAGAAAGCTCGCCGGTCAGCTTATTCCGCTCGGGAAGCTTCAGCGAGTCCAGCAATAGATCAATGCGCTCCTTCGCCTTCGCCGGGGGCATGTCGTACAGCTCGGAGAAAAATCGCAGGTACTCGTTCACGGTCATGTTCTCGTATAGCGGGCTCTCTTCGGGCAAATAGCCCAAAAAACGCTTCACGTAGGTGCCGTCCCTGGCCATGTCCCGGCCCATGACCTCGACGGTTCCGGACGTCGGGCTGATGAGGCCGACCATCATCTTTAGCGTGGTGCTCTTGCCGGCGCCGTTGTGGCCGATGATGCCCAGGATCTCGCCGTCACGCACCTCAAGGCTCAGGTCCTTAACGGCCTCGAAGTCTTTATATGACTTGGTAACGCCCGTCAGCTTAATCATTAACCCACCATATATTTGGAATGCATTAATAATTTTTCATGGGCAGTATGAGCAAGATCCTGCAGGTGGCGAAGAGGGAATTAGGAAGGTTTCGGACCCGGTTCAGCGGGCGCTCTCAGCCGGTCGTGCTGGCGCTGATCGTGATCTCGCTTATCGTCTCCTATTTTGTCGCCCAGCAGGGCCTCGTCATCGGCAAGGGCATTTATACTATAGGTATTTCGCCTGACGGGCCGGCCATCGGCGACATGAGGTTCAATGTACTTAGCCTCGACCGAGAGGCCGGGCAGAAGATGCTCAGGGACGGCTCCATCGACCTGTACATGGACGGCGAGACGGCGCTCACGCGGAGCGACGACCGCTCGCAGTACGCGGCCGGGGCCCTCAGGCAATACCTGGAAAATGCCGAGACGACGCTGCTCATCGAGCAATACGACATCAACCGGTCGTTCCCGCTGCGCGTCGAGGTCGGCTACCTCTACGCGACGGCGACACCGGCGCCCACGCCGACAGGCGTGGCCAGCATAGCACCGACGGCCGCGCCGTCGAACGACACCGGCGCCGCGGTCAAAGCGCAGATCGAGGAGCTGAAGAACGGCGGCAGCACCAGATTCAAGGCAGAGTTCGTATCCGAGAACGAGGTCCTCATTCCGTCGCTGATGACCTCATCCGTGCCCCTGGCGCAGGTCGTGCTCGCATTCCTCTACATCGTGCCCGTCCTGTTCATGGGCATCTTCTTCAACAGCAGCTTCATGGAGGAAAAGACCAATCGCAAGCTTAATGTCCTGATGTCGGCGCCGCTGGCTCCGCTGGACATCATCGCGGGCAAGATGCTCCCGTACATCTCCTTCTCGCTGGCCCTCGTCATCGTGATCACTCTGGCGCTGGCCGGGGACCTGCTCCTGGCCCTGGCCATATTCCTCCCGATAATCCTGTTCATCTTCGCGATATACCTCATGGTGGCCCTCGTCTACCGGACATTCAAGGACCAGACGTTCTTCTCCATGGCCGCCATGACGTTCGTCATCGGGTACCTGGTGCTCCCCGCCCTGTTCACCGGCATCAACGACGTGAGCTACATCTCGCCCCTCACGCTGGCCGTCCAGATGTACCGGGGCGAGAGCTTCAGCATGGCGCAGTACGCCCTCTCGACGGCGCCCATGTACCTGGTCTTCGGGGTGGCGATGTTCGTGGGCGTGCGCATCTTCAACGAGGAATATCTGCTCGGCTTCGGGCCGCTCTACCGGAAGCTGGCGGACGCCATCTACCTGGCCATAGACCAGAACCACCTTTACGTCTCCATCGGCTTCATCAGCCTGCTCATGATCCCCGCCGTCTTCATGGTGCAGATGATCATCGCCATCCTCTCGCTGATGATCCCCGTGAGCCTGCCGACGATGGTGTACATGGCCATCCTGCTGGTCTTATGCGTCATCGTGGAGGAGGTCGCCAAATCCGTGGGCATCGCCACCCTCCTGGAGAACAAGAAAGTAAGCTCCACTAAAACGCTCCTGATCCTGGCAGCCTGCTCGGCCGTAGGTTTCTTCATCGGAGAGAAAGTGCTGCTATACCTGTCTTTAAGCGTAGTCTCGAACATCATGCTCCTGGAGGCTATCGGGAGCGCGGGCCTGCTCATCATACCGCTCATCGCGCACTTCATATTCACGTCCATCGTGTGCCTGCTCACCCAAAAGATGGGCACCAAATACTACCCACTGGCCATAATGGCAGGCTCGCTCGTCCACTTCCTCTACAACTTCTTCATCCTGGCGCAGGAAATGGGGATGGTATGATGGGCGGGTTCTACGCCATCATGAACAAGGAGCTCGTCTCGGTCATGAAGGAGAAGACCATAGTCCTGGCCATCCTCATTCAGCTCCTCATAGCGGCCTTCTCGTCCGTCATCCTGGTTGGCCTGATGTCCTTCTACGACCCGAACTCTATCGCCGAGAACACGAACATCCACTTTAGCGTGGGCGTGTCAGGCGACTCTGACGGGGTTTTCTCGTCCTATCTCAGGGATTCTAATTTTGTCGTCTCCGCGTATGCCACGGAAGAGGAGGCGAAGGAGGCGATGAGGTCGGGCATCATCGATGCCGTGATCGCCATTCCCGCAAGCGAAGGGGTCGTGGACATGCAGCTCTACATGCCCCAGTCAGACACCAGCGCCACAGTGTTCACGATGCTCATTAAGGAGCCCCTGAAAAAGTACGAGAACTACCTCAGGGAGAAGAACGGCATACACGTGATGTATACGGGGATGAGCGGCAGGCAGAGCACCACCTTCGAGTTCCTGTACTCGTTCATCGTGCCCCTGCTCATGCTCTTCCCCGCCTTCATCGCGGGCAGCATGATCATCGACTCCATCTCCGAGGAGGTGGAGAACAAGACGCTGGACACGCTCCTTTCGGCTCCGGTATCGCTGAACGCCGTGCTCTTCGGAAAGGTCGCCGCCACGCTGTTCCTGGCCGCCGTACAGTGCGTGCTCTGGCTGGTGCTTCTGTCGCTGAACCGGCTCTACGTCCAGAGCCCGCTGGAAGTGCTATTGCTGGCGCTCATCATAACGGCTTTCGTCACTTTCGGCTCGGGCATCATCTCGCTCTACTTCAAGGACCGCGAGCGGTCCCAGTTCGCCTACTCCATGCTGCTCCTGGCCGCGGCCGGGGCCAGCCTGTTCTTCGATCCTTCCCCGCTAAGTCTCATGGCCCGGCTGGCCATGGGCGACCTGCATGTGGGCCTGTCGGACGTAGCGATATTCGTCGTGCCCCTCATCGTGCTCATCGGCGCCTTTACGCTGGCCTCCCGCAGGCTCATAGCGATGAAGGCTTAAAAAAGCTATTTAATAAAACGCTCGAGCGTGGAATCCTCTTCCGCCCGCGCACGGTCCAGCTTAAGCCGCATCCCATCCTCGGCGGCGATGGTCTTAACGCCCGTCGTCTTCTCGATGCGGAAAGCGATATCACGAGGATGTGCCTTGACCACCTGCATCCCGAAGTGGTTAAGGATCGCCATACCAGGCTTAGCCACCTTCAAAACCTTCTCGACGTCGCCCGGTATGAGGTGCTGGAAACGGTCGTCGTATGTGATGCGTACCATATTGATAATAAGATAATCGCAGTCCTTCATGGCCTCGCCGATGCCGTCAAAATATTTCGTATCCGCAATGTAGCCCAGCGTCTTATTCTCGAAGCGGAACTTGATGGCGTAGGACTCCACGTCCGAATGCTTCAGGCGCAGTGCGCCCTCTATGGACACGCCGTTAAGCCGGTACTTCGCCCCTTCCTTGAGCGCGAAGACGTTATTCCTGATGTACTTGCGGACGTACTTGAGCACGACCGGGTCGTTCCCTTCCAGGCAATCCCAGGG encodes:
- a CDS encoding MBL fold metallo-hydrolase, whose translation is MSEIVFLGTAGGRMVVANQIRKSGGMWLDLDGNAILLDPGPGCLVRCVELGLKPSRLDCIVLSHRHIDHSNDVNIMTEAMSGGGFKPKGMLIAPWDCLEGNDPVVLKYVRKYIRNNVFALKEGAKYRLNGVSIEGALRLKHSDVESYAIKFRFENKTLGYIADTKYFDGIGEAMKDCDYLIINMVRITYDDRFQHLIPGDVEKVLKVAKPGMAILNHFGMQVVKAHPRDIAFRIEKTTGVKTIAAEDGMRLKLDRARAEEDSTLERFIK
- a CDS encoding ABC transporter permease, whose amino-acid sequence is MSKILQVAKRELGRFRTRFSGRSQPVVLALIVISLIVSYFVAQQGLVIGKGIYTIGISPDGPAIGDMRFNVLSLDREAGQKMLRDGSIDLYMDGETALTRSDDRSQYAAGALRQYLENAETTLLIEQYDINRSFPLRVEVGYLYATATPAPTPTGVASIAPTAAPSNDTGAAVKAQIEELKNGGSTRFKAEFVSENEVLIPSLMTSSVPLAQVVLAFLYIVPVLFMGIFFNSSFMEEKTNRKLNVLMSAPLAPLDIIAGKMLPYISFSLALVIVITLALAGDLLLALAIFLPIILFIFAIYLMVALVYRTFKDQTFFSMAAMTFVIGYLVLPALFTGINDVSYISPLTLAVQMYRGESFSMAQYALSTAPMYLVFGVAMFVGVRIFNEEYLLGFGPLYRKLADAIYLAIDQNHLYVSIGFISLLMIPAVFMVQMIIAILSLMIPVSLPTMVYMAILLVLCVIVEEVAKSVGIATLLENKKVSSTKTLLILAACSAVGFFIGEKVLLYLSLSVVSNIMLLEAIGSAGLLIIPLIAHFIFTSIVCLLTQKMGTKYYPLAIMAGSLVHFLYNFFILAQEMGMV
- a CDS encoding ABC transporter permease; amino-acid sequence: MMGGFYAIMNKELVSVMKEKTIVLAILIQLLIAAFSSVILVGLMSFYDPNSIAENTNIHFSVGVSGDSDGVFSSYLRDSNFVVSAYATEEEAKEAMRSGIIDAVIAIPASEGVVDMQLYMPQSDTSATVFTMLIKEPLKKYENYLREKNGIHVMYTGMSGRQSTTFEFLYSFIVPLLMLFPAFIAGSMIIDSISEEVENKTLDTLLSAPVSLNAVLFGKVAATLFLAAVQCVLWLVLLSLNRLYVQSPLEVLLLALIITAFVTFGSGIISLYFKDRERSQFAYSMLLLAAAGASLFFDPSPLSLMARLAMGDLHVGLSDVAIFVVPLIVLIGAFTLASRRLIAMKA